In Candidatus Margulisiibacteriota bacterium, the following proteins share a genomic window:
- a CDS encoding S-layer homology domain-containing protein, whose translation MKNINNRLLLIIALIALTAYSLQLTPVHAASYLADPTGIAVGARALSLGRAYVGIAENGEAVFANPAGLAVITGPKLNAMYSSVLGDVGYSVLSGAYPINQKAAIGVGFASARVSGIPITDSTGNVLGSGGWGNHVLTLSYGTFLSAINQNFNKEVLLGANLKYVSVGGDGTGVGTVGGTTLNADLGVLFPANNQITLGGVFQNILVGSKVNGSGGQTDDSLAPTLKLGSRFSLIGESGKAYFSHATRKLYLSVDGDLNLSSRKPSALYAGLEFWPVNNLALRLGSDNSDLTAGIGIRYSGVEFNYAYHPYSDIRENTTHYFSFGYLGEDKKREYVISLDSPADKSIVYNDNIPVTGRVEGLSSTDAAKTLTVKVNDINAVVEPDGRFQVNVPVNQYGKKLLTVTATDIDGNSGAKELRIVRLTSFADVPEGYWAKMPIENNATVGLVQGYPDGNFKPERPLTRAELATLLVRAKGIEVKDDRARQVFKDVKSDFWAAKYIEIAQREGLVKGYPDRSFRPNNKISKAEGIAVLVRFDKLPLAEVNAKPYWDMPAYHWASRYVEAAKAAGMLGFVTSNRLYPKQAMLRSQTVDILGKTSLAGGKIKDLYEWEKGFKQQTIERATLKASLY comes from the coding sequence ATGAAAAATATTAACAACCGTCTGTTACTGATAATCGCTCTTATCGCGCTTACAGCTTACAGCTTACAGCTTACCCCTGTCCACGCCGCCAGCTACCTCGCCGATCCGACCGGGATCGCCGTCGGGGCAAGAGCCTTGAGCCTGGGCCGCGCCTATGTCGGCATTGCCGAGAACGGCGAAGCGGTTTTCGCCAATCCGGCCGGGCTCGCCGTGATCACCGGGCCCAAACTTAACGCGATGTACTCTTCGGTCCTGGGCGATGTCGGCTACAGCGTTTTAAGCGGCGCTTATCCGATCAACCAAAAAGCGGCGATCGGCGTTGGGTTCGCCAGCGCCAGAGTTTCCGGCATCCCAATCACCGATTCGACCGGTAATGTTTTAGGCTCCGGCGGCTGGGGGAATCACGTTCTGACCCTCTCCTACGGGACCTTCTTGAGCGCCATTAACCAAAACTTCAACAAAGAGGTCCTGCTCGGAGCGAACTTAAAGTATGTCAGCGTCGGCGGCGATGGGACCGGCGTCGGCACGGTCGGCGGCACAACGCTTAATGCCGACCTCGGCGTTCTTTTCCCGGCCAACAATCAGATCACGCTCGGCGGAGTTTTCCAGAACATTCTCGTCGGCAGTAAGGTCAACGGCAGCGGCGGCCAAACCGACGACAGCCTGGCCCCGACGCTGAAGCTCGGCTCCCGCTTCAGCCTGATCGGCGAAAGCGGCAAAGCCTACTTCAGCCACGCCACCCGCAAGCTCTACCTTTCGGTCGACGGAGATCTTAACTTAAGCAGCCGCAAACCGTCGGCGCTTTACGCCGGCCTCGAGTTCTGGCCGGTCAACAACCTGGCTCTGCGCCTCGGGTCCGACAACAGCGACCTGACCGCCGGGATCGGCATCCGCTATTCCGGGGTTGAGTTCAATTACGCCTACCACCCCTACTCCGATATCCGCGAGAACACGACCCACTACTTCTCGTTCGGCTACCTCGGCGAGGATAAAAAACGCGAGTATGTCATTTCGCTCGACAGTCCGGCTGACAAATCCATCGTCTATAATGACAACATCCCGGTCACCGGCCGGGTCGAAGGGCTCTCTTCGACTGATGCCGCCAAAACCCTGACCGTCAAGGTCAACGACATTAACGCGGTCGTCGAACCCGACGGTCGTTTCCAGGTGAATGTCCCGGTCAACCAGTACGGGAAAAAACTTCTGACCGTCACCGCAACTGATATTGACGGCAACTCCGGCGCCAAGGAACTGCGGATCGTCCGCCTGACCTCCTTTGCCGACGTGCCTGAAGGCTATTGGGCCAAGATGCCGATCGAGAACAACGCCACCGTTGGCCTGGTCCAGGGTTATCCCGACGGCAACTTCAAACCGGAGCGGCCGCTGACCCGGGCCGAACTGGCCACGCTTCTGGTCCGCGCCAAAGGGATCGAGGTCAAGGACGACCGGGCCCGCCAGGTCTTCAAAGACGTCAAATCTGATTTCTGGGCCGCGAAATACATCGAGATCGCCCAGCGCGAAGGGTTGGTCAAAGGTTATCCCGACCGCTCTTTCCGCCCGAACAACAAGATCAGCAAAGCTGAAGGGATCGCGGTTTTGGTCCGGTTCGACAAGCTTCCGCTGGCTGAAGTCAACGCCAAACCGTACTGGGATATGCCGGCTTACCACTGGGCTTCCCGTTACGTGGAAGCGGCCAAAGCGGCCGGGATGCTGGGTTTTGTCACCAGCAACAGACTTTACCCGAAACAGGCGATGCTCCGCTCCCAGACCGTCGATATCCTAGGGAAGACCTCGCTGGCCGGCGGCAAGATCAAGGACCTCTACGAATGGGAAAAAGGGTTCAAGCAACAGACGATTGAACGGGCGACGCTGAAGGCCTCGTTGTACTAA
- a CDS encoding Ig-like domain-containing protein, with protein MKKNRSPLVLLVLFAFFGASSVLAAGGSHVISGKALPQGTNYSPAAYKVWMSDNSSQTQSGNCGYSATNYTYFQDNLADPGFNSSWTNGQIVIGIIEKANAAESGAGLFSASSVTLSDATATQNFSPDFPALANVPQPTATVNSAQGRVDLAWTAASAPAGTVAGYNVYRSADGTTFTKINDALVSGTTYSDTAANSTPDPVVGAVYYYAIKIVFTANVESAYRSLRSAAQVTYPGGGSPAISLNKPTISLVIAQGENAAAQTFTIGNTGTAALNYTVADNQTWLDINPKTGSVAQGAAAQTITVSFTTAGLAASATPYSATITVTDPNATNNPQTIAVSLTVNASGGTNHAPTANDVTVSTASNTAVAVNFSATDADGNLLTYSLVSSPTQGSLGTISGNQVTYTPAASYVGTDSFTYRAHDGIAYSNVGTVNITVTNGTPGPGPEPTPSGTAPIINNIYRSGASSTDPDRAKGPAGVRIILEGTNFRDSLTSSSRAVEFTSLTTSALTEGIILNWTTTSIEVVLPAGLPSGMYGVDVKVSAPSASDPAVVTTFVSTPKDFLVTASAAGDVAQVYPNPFNPLAEQANIVVSNTGGASRLGYYIYDMAAQLVYRTSTGASQITWNGVDQWGSLVSDGAYILRVVNEDNKSLLAKGKILVVKR; from the coding sequence ATGAAAAAAAATCGAAGTCCGCTTGTTTTACTTGTCCTTTTTGCTTTTTTTGGCGCTTCTTCTGTCCTCGCGGCCGGCGGGTCGCATGTTATTTCCGGCAAGGCTCTGCCTCAAGGAACAAATTACTCTCCAGCCGCTTACAAAGTCTGGATGTCCGACAATTCCAGCCAAACCCAATCCGGAAATTGCGGCTACAGCGCGACCAACTATACTTATTTTCAAGATAATTTAGCCGATCCCGGATTCAATTCTTCCTGGACCAACGGCCAGATAGTTATTGGTATTATTGAAAAAGCTAATGCCGCCGAATCGGGCGCCGGGTTGTTCAGCGCTTCCAGCGTCACCCTCTCCGACGCGACCGCGACCCAAAACTTTTCGCCTGATTTTCCCGCTTTGGCCAATGTCCCCCAACCAACAGCCACCGTCAATAGCGCCCAGGGACGCGTCGATCTCGCCTGGACGGCCGCTTCGGCTCCAGCCGGCACGGTTGCCGGCTACAATGTCTACCGCAGCGCCGATGGAACAACTTTTACCAAGATCAACGATGCCTTGGTTTCCGGTACAACTTACAGCGATACGGCAGCCAACAGCACGCCTGATCCCGTTGTCGGCGCCGTTTATTACTACGCGATAAAGATTGTCTTTACGGCCAACGTTGAGTCTGCCTACCGCTCTCTTAGATCAGCCGCCCAAGTCACCTATCCGGGCGGGGGGAGCCCGGCTATCTCTCTTAATAAACCAACCATTAGTCTCGTAATCGCTCAAGGAGAAAACGCCGCCGCTCAAACTTTCACCATCGGCAATACCGGTACCGCCGCTTTGAATTACACTGTGGCCGATAACCAAACCTGGCTTGATATCAATCCGAAAACCGGTTCGGTCGCCCAGGGAGCCGCGGCTCAAACCATCACCGTCTCGTTTACCACCGCTGGACTGGCCGCTTCGGCTACTCCTTACAGCGCGACCATCACCGTAACCGACCCCAACGCGACCAACAATCCGCAAACGATCGCGGTCTCTCTAACGGTCAACGCCTCCGGCGGGACCAACCACGCGCCAACCGCTAATGATGTGACCGTCTCGACCGCCAGCAACACCGCGGTCGCGGTTAACTTTAGCGCCACTGACGCGGACGGCAACCTCCTGACCTATTCGCTCGTTTCCAGCCCGACCCAGGGGAGTTTGGGGACGATCTCCGGCAACCAAGTAACCTATACTCCCGCCGCCAGTTATGTCGGGACCGACAGCTTCACCTACCGGGCTCATGACGGCATTGCTTATTCCAACGTCGGCACCGTCAACATCACCGTAACCAACGGCACGCCGGGCCCCGGACCGGAACCAACTCCGTCCGGCACCGCGCCGATCATCAATAACATTTATCGGTCCGGCGCTTCCTCTACCGATCCCGACCGGGCCAAAGGTCCAGCCGGAGTTCGGATCATTCTGGAAGGGACCAACTTCCGCGACAGCTTAACCAGCTCCAGCCGCGCCGTGGAATTCACGTCGCTTACCACCTCCGCCCTGACTGAAGGAATTATCCTGAATTGGACGACCACTTCGATCGAAGTTGTTCTGCCGGCGGGCCTCCCCTCCGGCATGTACGGAGTCGATGTTAAGGTTTCCGCTCCGTCAGCGTCCGACCCGGCAGTCGTCACGACCTTTGTTTCGACCCCGAAAGACTTCCTGGTCACCGCTTCCGCGGCCGGGGATGTCGCCCAGGTTTATCCCAATCCCTTCAACCCGCTGGCCGAACAGGCCAATATCGTGGTCAGCAATACCGGCGGCGCCTCCCGCCTCGGCTATTACATCTATGACATGGCGGCCCAGCTGGTCTACCGGACATCGACCGGCGCCAGCCAGATCACCTGGAACGGCGTCGACCAATGGGGATCCCTGGTCAGCGACGGCGCTTATATCTTGAGAGTCGTCAACGAGGATAATAAGAGCCTGCTCGCTAAGGGGAAGATCCTCGTGGTGAAACGGTAA
- a CDS encoding PorV/PorQ family protein, with the protein MSNFKCQIKWLPETATILSRVCVVLLLLTALSLQLISPAFATGYLADPMSIGVGARSMGMGKAYVGMAEDGDAIFTNPAGIAGISSAKLTTMYTNLLNDVNYTVIGGAFPYGEKSSIGVGLVSSRVADIVLRDGTGAITASNLTWGSHVLFLSYGTYLSELNLNLGKDVAVGANLKYYNVGGSGIDGSGSGFDADLSALYPASEYATLGVTLQNALPAALGAKITKAGSEYDSIPSTLKVGAKVALLDKEGKGLFANKSRKLYTNIDYDYYPTRTSVPGVLHAGLEFWPTENLALRAGSDNSDLTLGVGIRVSGVSFDYAYHPYSGITENTSHYFSISYIGDPTKRELQLSVDSPMDKAVIYDDNVKVSGRVKFTEGEVGSSVKEVTVKVNGVNAQVMPDGTFTATSPVNKYGKKLIVVEAATPNGDLTNKELRLVRLTSFADVPEGYWAKMPIENNATVGLVQGFPDGNFKPNNALTRAELATLLVRAKGIEVPNTRARQVFKDVKPDFWGAKYVEIAQREGLIKGYPDKTFRPNNKISKAEGIAVLVRFDKLPLAEANAKPYWDVSTHHWAARHIQAAKEAGMLNFVDNNRLGPKQAMVRAQAVDMLGKTSLASTKVKDLYSWEKGFQKDFTPEDRPKIRASIY; encoded by the coding sequence ATGTCAAATTTCAAATGTCAAATTAAGTGGCTCCCGGAAACCGCGACGATATTGTCGCGTGTTTGCGTGGTTCTCTTACTGCTTACAGCTTTAAGCTTACAGCTTATCAGCCCTGCCTTCGCGACCGGCTACCTGGCCGATCCGATGTCAATCGGCGTCGGCGCCCGTTCCATGGGGATGGGAAAAGCTTACGTCGGCATGGCTGAAGACGGCGACGCCATCTTCACCAACCCGGCCGGGATCGCCGGGATCAGCTCCGCCAAGCTGACCACCATGTACACCAACTTGCTCAACGACGTCAACTACACCGTTATCGGCGGCGCTTTCCCGTACGGGGAAAAATCGTCCATCGGTGTCGGTTTGGTCAGTTCCCGCGTGGCCGATATCGTTTTGCGCGACGGAACCGGCGCGATCACCGCTTCGAACCTGACCTGGGGGAGCCACGTTCTCTTCCTCTCCTACGGTACCTATTTAAGCGAGCTCAATTTAAACCTGGGCAAAGATGTCGCGGTCGGCGCCAACCTGAAATATTATAATGTCGGCGGTTCCGGGATCGACGGATCCGGCTCCGGCTTCGACGCCGATCTTTCCGCCCTCTACCCGGCTAGCGAGTACGCGACCCTCGGCGTAACCCTGCAGAACGCCCTGCCAGCCGCTCTCGGCGCCAAGATCACCAAGGCGGGCAGCGAATACGACAGCATCCCTTCGACCCTGAAGGTCGGGGCCAAGGTCGCCCTGCTCGACAAAGAAGGGAAAGGGCTTTTTGCCAACAAGAGCCGCAAACTTTACACCAATATCGATTACGATTATTATCCGACCCGGACCAGCGTCCCAGGGGTCCTGCACGCCGGCCTCGAATTCTGGCCGACCGAAAATCTGGCCCTGCGGGCCGGTTCCGACAACAGCGATCTGACTTTAGGGGTCGGGATCCGGGTTTCCGGTGTTTCTTTTGACTATGCCTACCACCCGTACAGCGGCATCACCGAGAATACTTCCCATTATTTTTCGATCAGTTACATTGGCGATCCGACCAAGCGGGAGCTCCAGCTCTCCGTCGATTCCCCGATGGACAAAGCGGTCATTTACGACGACAACGTCAAAGTCTCGGGCCGGGTCAAATTCACCGAAGGCGAAGTCGGCTCGTCCGTTAAAGAGGTCACCGTCAAAGTCAACGGCGTCAACGCCCAAGTCATGCCGGACGGGACCTTCACCGCCACTTCACCGGTCAATAAGTACGGCAAAAAACTGATCGTCGTGGAAGCGGCGACGCCGAATGGCGATCTCACCAACAAAGAACTGCGGCTCGTCCGCCTGACCTCCTTTGCCGACGTCCCCGAAGGTTACTGGGCGAAAATGCCGATCGAAAACAACGCCACCGTCGGTTTGGTCCAGGGTTTTCCGGACGGGAACTTCAAACCAAACAACGCTCTGACCCGCGCCGAACTGGCCACCCTTTTGGTCCGGGCCAAAGGGATCGAAGTCCCGAACACCCGCGCCCGCCAGGTCTTCAAAGACGTCAAGCCCGATTTCTGGGGCGCTAAATATGTTGAGATCGCCCAGCGCGAAGGCTTGATCAAGGGTTATCCGGACAAGACCTTCCGCCCGAACAACAAGATCAGCAAAGCCGAAGGGATCGCGGTCCTGGTCCGCTTCGACAAGCTCCCGCTGGCGGAAGCCAACGCCAAACCGTACTGGGACGTCTCTACCCATCACTGGGCAGCCAGACACATCCAGGCGGCCAAGGAAGCGGGGATGCTGAACTTTGTCGACAACAATAGGCTTGGTCCCAAGCAGGCGATGGTCCGCGCCCAGGCGGTCGACATGCTCGGTAAGACCTCTCTGGCCAGCACCAAGGTCAAAGACCTGTACAGCTGGGAAAAAGGTTTCCAGAAAGATTTCACGCCGGAAGATCGGCCGAAGATCAGGGCGTCTATTTACTAA
- a CDS encoding Calx-beta domain-containing protein, translated as MKRAIKLLGAIFIATILCASAVLAAGGSHIISGKAQPQGTNYTPATYKVWMSNNSSQTQSGNCAYSATNYTYFQENLADPGFNSSWTNGQIVIGIMEKANGAESGAGLFTASSVTLSDATTTQNFSPDFPALANVPQPTATVNSAQGRVDLSWTAATAPAGIISGYNVYRSTDGTTFTKINDALVSGTTFSDTAANSTPDPVVGAAYYYAIKIVFTANVESTYRSLRSSQVTYPAAPSAGALQFSAATYTVAENVATIAINVTRTGGSGGVVSVQYATSNGTATSGSDYTSASGTLNWASGDSAVKTFNVTIANDPLDEVDETVNLALSGPTGGATLGTPNTSVLTINDDDAAPTVAFSAASSNGLESTTPANLAVALSAASGQTVTVNYSVTGGTATGSGTDYTLASGTLTFNPGETTKNISATIVDDAIIEGAETIIVTLAAPTNATLGLLTNHTYTINDNDTAADPQVTSITWEPGKDSGYVYGTINLNGTNFGATQGTSTVALQFQGGAYNNLGAAQIYYWSDTKIQVGVPISISGTYAVAGTTNARVTVNAKNASNTFSLKPKVYSVTPNNGPVGTSVAIEGTAFNQTAAGNSISFNGTAASAGSIVNAADKSTLTVAVPAGATTGQLLVTANSQTSNTHYDWAPFDQIVFTVTSAAQPTITTNSLPNGTVATAYNQTLQAMGGTAPYTWAITVGSLPAGLSLNTSTGVISGTPTTAQTANFTVQVTDAAAKTATKALSITIDPAGVVSDPSISGISPASAYAGQTLIINGSHFGSSGTITIGGINTQPTVWTDGQIIASIPTGVATGSAAIIVSVGGKSTDSTVTVDNSRIYLDDFEGGSVGNFTAPGTNTGYYTFGTGIAPDNANINASGPQSEAAKEGAKGMKVKYSYTSDWGGGWGAKLANQLDLSSADKINFYITWDGSSNDVKVSLKDADGTAVAATVTNAALAAVSGYGQVSLDKSSLVYDKDGSDAAANASFDWTKVNGCNFVYTTKGTTSNYHYIDSLYASVGSTPPIPPSSTESPVITSIDPTAGPAGTKLTIIGYNFRDKETSTSRKVLFISASNTIIEAAIVSWESTRIVLTVPNTLGTGTYDIKVLVEFPSASDPSIIRSFYSNPAAFMVTAVAPGPGAIIAYPTPFNPNTGVPLKIEFDPGTATNIGVYIFDMTAKLVSRQTVTGSPVTWNGVDMYGATVGDGVFLVRIVNNENQGLIAKGKILVVKKQ; from the coding sequence ATGAAAAGAGCCATCAAATTATTAGGGGCCATATTCATCGCAACCATCTTGTGCGCCTCGGCAGTGTTAGCCGCCGGCGGGTCACACATTATTTCAGGCAAAGCCCAGCCGCAGGGGACAAATTATACCCCGGCGACTTATAAGGTCTGGATGTCTAATAACTCCAGCCAAACCCAGTCCGGAAACTGCGCCTACAGCGCCACCAATTACACTTATTTTCAGGAAAACCTGGCCGACCCAGGCTTTAACTCCTCCTGGACCAACGGCCAGATAGTCATCGGGATCATGGAAAAAGCCAATGGCGCCGAATCGGGCGCCGGTTTATTCACCGCGTCCAGCGTCACTCTTTCAGACGCTACCACCACGCAGAATTTTTCGCCGGACTTCCCCGCCCTGGCTAATGTCCCCCAACCAACGGCAACCGTCAACAGCGCCCAGGGACGGGTTGATCTCTCATGGACAGCCGCGACCGCTCCTGCCGGTATCATCAGCGGCTACAATGTCTACCGCAGTACCGATGGGACGACTTTTACAAAAATTAATGACGCTTTAGTTTCGGGTACAACCTTCAGCGACACAGCGGCCAACAGCACGCCTGATCCCGTTGTCGGCGCCGCTTATTACTACGCGATAAAGATTGTTTTTACGGCCAACGTTGAGTCAACTTATCGGTCTCTGCGCTCCAGCCAGGTCACTTACCCGGCGGCGCCTTCGGCCGGCGCGCTGCAATTCAGCGCGGCGACCTATACTGTGGCGGAAAATGTCGCGACGATCGCGATAAACGTCACCCGGACCGGTGGTAGCGGCGGCGTGGTCAGCGTCCAGTACGCCACCAGCAACGGGACCGCGACTTCCGGCTCCGATTACACCTCTGCCAGCGGCACCCTGAACTGGGCCAGCGGCGATTCGGCCGTCAAAACTTTCAATGTCACGATCGCCAATGACCCGCTTGATGAGGTTGATGAAACGGTCAATTTGGCCTTGAGCGGACCGACCGGCGGCGCCACTTTGGGAACGCCAAATACTTCGGTCCTAACCATTAACGATGACGACGCGGCGCCGACCGTGGCCTTCTCCGCCGCCAGCTCCAACGGCTTGGAATCGACGACCCCGGCCAATCTGGCAGTCGCCCTCTCGGCCGCCTCCGGCCAGACCGTCACCGTCAACTACAGCGTCACCGGCGGGACCGCCACCGGCAGTGGGACCGACTACACCCTTGCCAGCGGGACCCTGACCTTCAATCCCGGCGAGACGACCAAGAATATCAGTGCGACGATCGTTGATGATGCCATCATTGAAGGAGCGGAAACCATCATCGTGACCCTGGCCGCTCCGACCAACGCCACTCTCGGTTTACTGACAAATCATACGTATACAATTAATGATAACGACACGGCCGCCGATCCCCAGGTCACCAGCATCACCTGGGAACCGGGAAAAGATTCCGGCTATGTCTATGGGACGATCAACCTCAACGGTACCAATTTCGGCGCGACCCAGGGGACCAGCACCGTCGCCCTCCAATTCCAGGGCGGCGCTTACAATAATTTAGGCGCGGCCCAGATCTACTACTGGTCCGACACCAAGATCCAGGTCGGCGTGCCGATCAGCATTTCCGGAACGTACGCGGTTGCTGGAACGACTAATGCCCGGGTCACCGTTAACGCCAAAAACGCTTCAAATACTTTCAGCTTGAAACCGAAAGTTTACAGCGTTACTCCGAACAACGGGCCGGTCGGGACTTCCGTCGCGATCGAGGGGACGGCGTTCAACCAGACCGCCGCCGGCAACTCGATCAGCTTTAACGGGACCGCCGCTTCCGCCGGCAGCATCGTCAACGCCGCCGACAAGAGCACCCTGACCGTCGCCGTCCCAGCCGGGGCGACGACCGGACAGCTTTTGGTCACCGCCAACAGCCAAACTTCGAACACCCATTATGATTGGGCGCCGTTCGATCAGATCGTCTTCACCGTGACCAGCGCGGCCCAGCCGACCATTACGACCAACAGTCTCCCTAATGGGACCGTTGCTACGGCTTACAATCAAACTTTGCAAGCCATGGGCGGGACCGCTCCGTACACCTGGGCAATAACCGTCGGCTCACTGCCAGCCGGTCTCTCGCTCAACACTTCAACCGGCGTGATCTCGGGAACGCCAACGACCGCGCAAACCGCGAACTTCACCGTCCAGGTGACCGACGCGGCCGCCAAGACCGCGACCAAAGCCCTGTCGATCACGATCGATCCGGCAGGCGTTGTCAGCGATCCTTCGATCTCCGGGATTTCACCGGCTTCAGCCTACGCCGGCCAAACCCTGATCATTAATGGTTCTCACTTCGGTTCGTCCGGCACGATCACCATCGGCGGAATCAATACCCAGCCAACTGTTTGGACCGACGGGCAGATCATTGCCTCAATTCCAACCGGGGTCGCAACTGGTTCGGCCGCGATCATAGTCAGCGTCGGCGGAAAGAGCACCGACTCCACCGTCACCGTCGACAACAGCCGGATCTACCTCGATGATTTCGAAGGGGGTTCGGTCGGTAATTTCACCGCGCCGGGAACGAACACCGGCTATTACACGTTCGGGACCGGGATCGCGCCGGATAACGCCAATATCAACGCCAGCGGCCCGCAATCCGAAGCGGCCAAAGAAGGGGCCAAAGGGATGAAGGTCAAATACTCCTACACTTCCGATTGGGGCGGCGGCTGGGGGGCGAAACTCGCCAACCAACTCGACCTTTCCAGCGCGGACAAGATTAACTTCTACATCACGTGGGACGGTTCGAGCAACGACGTTAAAGTCAGCCTTAAAGACGCCGACGGGACAGCTGTTGCCGCGACCGTCACCAACGCGGCCCTGGCCGCTGTTTCCGGGTACGGTCAGGTCAGCCTTGATAAATCAAGCCTTGTTTATGACAAAGACGGCAGTGATGCCGCCGCCAACGCGAGCTTTGATTGGACCAAGGTCAACGGCTGTAACTTTGTCTACACGACCAAAGGAACAACCTCAAACTACCACTATATCGACAGCCTTTACGCGTCGGTTGGAAGTACTCCGCCGATCCCGCCGTCAAGCACCGAGTCGCCGGTCATTACTTCAATCGACCCAACCGCCGGACCAGCCGGGACCAAACTGACCATCATCGGCTATAACTTCCGGGACAAAGAGACCAGCACCTCCCGCAAGGTCTTGTTCATTTCGGCCTCCAACACGATCATCGAAGCTGCGATCGTCAGCTGGGAGAGTACCCGGATCGTCCTGACCGTCCCCAATACTTTGGGCACGGGGACTTACGACATCAAGGTCCTGGTGGAATTCCCGTCGGCCTCCGACCCGAGCATCATCCGGTCGTTCTATTCCAACCCGGCCGCCTTCATGGTAACCGCGGTTGCTCCAGGCCCCGGCGCGATCATCGCCTACCCGACGCCGTTCAACCCGAACACCGGCGTGCCGCTCAAGATCGAGTTCGATCCGGGAACGGCCACCAACATCGGCGTCTACATTTTCGACATGACCGCCAAGCTGGTCTCCCGCCAGACCGTCACCGGCTCTCCGGTCACCTGGAACGGGGTTGACATGTACGGCGCGACCGTCGGGGACGGCGTCTTCCTCGTCCGGATCGTCAATAACGAGAACCAGGGTCTGATCGCGAAAGGCAAGATCCTCGTCGTCAAGAAGCAGTGA